The DNA segment AACCTGTATGCCCGCAACAACCAGATCCGTCAGTACTGCCAAACCAATCACAAATGGCTGTTCGATTTTGCCGATATCGAAAGTTACGACCCGGACGGCAATTATTATCCCAATGCCTCCGATGCCTGCGAATGGTGCGGCGATTATTATAATTCGTTTCCCTGCGCGACCTGCCCCAGTTGCGCCCACTCCCATTGCTTTAACTGCTATCTGAAAGGGAAGGCTTTCTGGTGGATGCTGGCGAGGATGGCGGGGTGGAACGGAATGCCGTAATAAAGGCAAAATTAAAAGGGCGGATTTTCAGATCCGCCCTTAATTTTTATATAAAAAATTCGAATCTTATTAAAGTGCAAATTCCGAATCGCGATTAAGAATCACTTCTCCAATTCGGCTTTGAGAAAATCGATCACTTCGACCGGGGTCGGATCGACATCGTTCAAAATGGCCAGATAGTAAGAAGTGAAATCGCCTAATTGAATCAGAGAGAAGATTCTTCCCAGCGGGAAATTACCGTTGGAGAAAACGTCGATTATCGGGACATCCTGCTTTTCAATCAACTTGCGAACAATCTCCATCCGCATTCTAATGCGCTCGTGGTCGTCGGAGTCACGAAGATAAATAACGACCAGTTTGTCGCGATACGGTTCTATCCGGTTCCAGCCGACCAGTTCATTATGATTGAATTCCGCAAATTGATTGTTGAAAGCCAAAACCTTGGCGTTTTCGCAAATCTGCCCTTTCCAGCGGGTTCCGACGGTGTCGGTCAATTTCGGGCCGGAGTAAATAATGGGGATTTTCCGATGAAGGCGGGACGCCAGGGCCTTGGCCGGGTTTTTATCGAGCGCGGTTTCGATGGCATAGCGGTCGCGATACGCTTTAAGCCCCAAGATGACTTCCTTAATATCTTTTTC comes from the Candidatus Zixiibacteriota bacterium genome and includes:
- a CDS encoding Bifunctional phosphoglucose/phosphomannose isomerase; the protein is MNLPETLDKIGPLDPQKMYDKIYRFPEQLEEALAIGKKLKLDKNRYRGLRNIIVAGMGGSAIGGDLVRSYLAGALKIPMQICRHYRLPQFVSGTSLVIISSYSGNTEETLSALNDAIARKAKIICITSGGKVAEIAKKKKFPVIALPKGYPPRAALGYSFAPLLMLLGKLGFIKDPEKDIKEVILGLKAYRDRYAIETALDKNPAKALASRLHRKIPIIYSGPKLTDTVGTRWKGQICENAKVLAFNNQFAEFNHNELVGWNRIEPYRDKLVVIYLRDSDDHERIRMRMEIVRKLIEKQDVPIIDVFSNGNFPLGRIFSLIQLGDFTSYYLAILNDVDPTPVEVIDFLKAELEK